A single window of Rhodothermia bacterium DNA harbors:
- a CDS encoding cytochrome c yields the protein MKNLFAISLGLIMLVLAGCRGTTTDQPPIHLNLNMDFQEKYRAQSDNPLFKDGRSMRTPVENTVARGKYLASDADRVLKTGKDASGVYTQFNPVKIDEALLKRGQERFHVYCAPCHSEVGDGKGVVAIYGQRSNGYTLPASIHQDRLRQEKDGYLYDVVVKGINNMPGYAAQIPDHKDRWAIVAWMRVLQRSQYANESDVPTAEKAKIRK from the coding sequence ATGAAGAATCTCTTCGCCATTAGTTTAGGGCTGATCATGTTAGTGCTCGCAGGTTGCCGAGGCACTACTACAGACCAACCCCCGATTCACCTGAACCTCAATATGGATTTTCAGGAGAAATATAGAGCACAATCGGATAATCCCCTTTTTAAAGATGGCCGCTCCATGCGTACACCGGTTGAAAATACCGTAGCACGCGGCAAATACCTTGCAAGTGATGCAGATCGGGTACTTAAAACTGGGAAAGATGCTTCTGGCGTCTATACCCAATTTAACCCCGTGAAAATAGATGAAGCCCTCTTAAAACGAGGTCAAGAACGCTTTCATGTCTATTGCGCACCTTGTCACTCGGAGGTGGGAGACGGGAAGGGCGTTGTTGCAATCTATGGCCAGCGTTCCAATGGTTATACGCTTCCAGCCTCGATCCACCAAGATCGGTTACGGCAGGAGAAAGATGGATATCTGTATGATGTAGTGGTCAAAGGGATCAACAATATGCCGGGTTATGCGGCGCAGATTCCAGACCACAAAGACCGTTGGGCCATTGTAGCTTGGATGCGTGTGCTACAACGTAGCCAATACGCCAACGAGTCTGATGTTCCTACAGCAGAAAAAGCTAAAATTCGTAAGTAA
- a CDS encoding DUF3341 domain-containing protein → MAEAVKTATPLRFTGMVAEFANPKTLSDAALQVREAGFKKWDCYTPFPIHGLDKAMGLRPSPLGFIVFFGGLTGLGLALLMMWWMNSYDYPVSISNKPLFSVWPVIPVMFECTVLFSVFTNIGTMLALNSLPKPYHPLFNVSEFARVTDDKFFIYIESSDDKYDEHKTESFLKSIGAVQVEAVPEYE, encoded by the coding sequence ATGGCAGAAGCAGTCAAAACCGCAACACCACTTCGATTTACCGGAATGGTTGCCGAGTTTGCGAATCCAAAAACGCTTTCTGATGCAGCCTTACAAGTACGGGAGGCTGGGTTTAAAAAGTGGGATTGCTATACCCCATTCCCGATTCACGGACTTGATAAAGCCATGGGACTCCGGCCTTCGCCGCTCGGCTTTATCGTATTTTTTGGGGGGTTAACAGGTCTTGGGCTTGCATTACTCATGATGTGGTGGATGAATTCTTATGACTATCCCGTGAGCATCAGCAACAAGCCACTCTTTTCTGTTTGGCCCGTTATTCCGGTGATGTTCGAGTGTACGGTGTTGTTCTCCGTATTTACCAACATAGGTACCATGCTTGCCCTCAACAGTTTACCCAAGCCGTACCACCCACTTTTTAATGTTTCCGAATTTGCACGTGTGACCGATGATAAATTCTTTATTTACATCGAATCCAGTGATGATAAATATGACGAACACAAGACGGAATCGTTCTTGAAAAGTATTGGTGCGGTACAGGTTGAAGCTGTGCCTGAGTACGAATAA
- a CDS encoding SCO family protein has protein sequence MKHLFVCCFVVIGGLQGVWAQMLNSERTFGDKIQNTAPEIQQATGIDEHLGAFIPLDATFRDEEGKTVKLSSYFKGEKPVLLNFAYHTCPLLCHYVLDGIVAGAKSMPWVPGKEYEIISISIQPTETPELAKRQKKNYLAKLNKIGAEKGWHFLTGDEAEIRKVANTVGFRYKWDEKSKQFSHSAAIMLLSGEGKISRYLYGIRYSSKDLRNGLLEAAEGKVGTTIDKVFLWCYHYDPTEKSYVLNAYRLMQIGMGIVLTLVAVGLVWYWKTESKTKSLNPEDFV, from the coding sequence ATGAAACACCTTTTTGTATGCTGTTTCGTTGTAATAGGCGGTTTACAAGGAGTGTGGGCCCAAATGTTGAACAGTGAGCGCACCTTTGGAGATAAGATTCAAAACACAGCGCCCGAAATTCAACAAGCAACAGGGATTGATGAGCATCTAGGTGCATTTATCCCGCTCGATGCTACATTCCGCGACGAAGAGGGCAAGACGGTAAAATTGTCTTCCTACTTTAAGGGTGAAAAACCGGTTCTTTTAAATTTTGCATACCATACCTGCCCACTTTTGTGCCACTATGTCTTGGATGGAATTGTAGCTGGTGCTAAAAGTATGCCTTGGGTGCCCGGTAAGGAATATGAAATTATTTCCATAAGCATCCAACCTACCGAAACACCTGAATTGGCAAAACGCCAAAAGAAAAATTATTTGGCTAAACTAAATAAAATAGGTGCTGAAAAAGGATGGCATTTTTTAACCGGCGACGAAGCCGAAATCCGAAAAGTTGCCAATACGGTTGGTTTTAGGTATAAATGGGACGAAAAATCTAAACAGTTTTCCCATTCCGCCGCAATCATGTTACTCAGTGGCGAGGGGAAAATTAGTCGTTATTTATATGGTATTCGGTACAGTTCAAAAGACCTAAGAAACGGCTTATTGGAAGCCGCTGAAGGTAAAGTGGGAACAACCATAGATAAAGTCTTCTTATGGTGCTACCACTACGATCCTACCGAAAAATCATATGTGCTAAATGCGTATCGCCTTATGCAAATTGGGATGGGAATTGTGTTGACCCTCGTTGCTGTTGGCTTGGTGTGGTATTGGAAAACTGAATCTAAAACAAAATCTTTGAATCCAGAGGATTTTGTTTAA
- the nrfD gene encoding polysulfide reductase NrfD → MSNLATHTSYDPPLVDGSPSFHDITEWVSVHNERKAKPYWWAGFSIATMLTLMLVTCFLYLFWNGIGVWGNNNPVGWAWDIVNFVFWVGIGHAGTLISAVLFLFRQEWRTAINRSAEAMTIFAVICALIFPAFHIGRQWMAYYLFPIPGQMGMWPNFRSPLLWDVFAVGTYFTTSLIFWYTGLIPDIATLRDRAKLGSLRQKFMGFLSLGWTGSMKNWLHYEKAYTIFAALSTPLVLSVHSVVSFDFAVSQLPGWHTTIFPPYFVAGAIFSGFAMVATLLVPLRKLYSLENIITVRHIEKMNIIILVTGSMVGFAYMMEFFVAWYSGVQYEIYAFVNRAFGQYWWAYWTMFTCNVVTPQLFWFKKLRTSMTATFILSIFVNIGMWFERFVITVTSLHRDFLPSSWDYYTPTIIDILTFIGSFGLFFFLFFIFMRHLPVIAVAEVKMVLPQADPHFYEDHAGDGHHAHEAAPQIAPSRS, encoded by the coding sequence ATGAGCAATCTTGCAACACATACGTCCTACGATCCACCCTTGGTTGATGGAAGCCCTTCTTTCCACGACATTACGGAATGGGTATCGGTTCATAACGAACGGAAAGCCAAGCCTTATTGGTGGGCTGGATTCTCAATAGCCACCATGCTGACCCTTATGCTGGTAACGTGCTTCTTATACCTATTCTGGAACGGGATTGGTGTTTGGGGCAACAACAATCCGGTTGGCTGGGCTTGGGATATTGTTAACTTCGTATTCTGGGTCGGGATTGGTCACGCTGGAACCCTCATTTCTGCGGTACTTTTCTTGTTCCGACAAGAATGGCGAACAGCCATCAACCGCTCCGCCGAAGCGATGACGATCTTCGCCGTTATTTGTGCATTGATTTTCCCCGCTTTCCACATTGGTCGGCAGTGGATGGCCTATTACCTTTTCCCCATTCCCGGACAAATGGGAATGTGGCCCAACTTCCGTAGCCCGCTTCTTTGGGACGTCTTTGCGGTAGGTACATACTTCACGACGTCGCTCATTTTCTGGTACACCGGTCTTATTCCCGATATTGCAACCTTGCGTGATCGTGCAAAATTAGGCAGCCTCCGTCAAAAGTTCATGGGTTTTCTTTCCTTAGGCTGGACGGGAAGCATGAAAAACTGGCTTCACTACGAAAAAGCATACACCATTTTTGCTGCACTTTCCACCCCATTGGTTCTCTCGGTACACTCGGTGGTATCCTTTGACTTTGCGGTATCGCAGTTGCCCGGTTGGCACACCACCATCTTTCCGCCATACTTTGTTGCTGGGGCTATTTTCTCCGGCTTTGCGATGGTTGCAACCCTGCTTGTTCCATTACGCAAATTATATAGTTTAGAGAATATCATAACCGTTCGCCACATCGAGAAAATGAACATCATTATTTTGGTGACTGGCTCGATGGTAGGGTTTGCATATATGATGGAGTTTTTCGTTGCATGGTACTCCGGTGTTCAATACGAAATTTATGCCTTTGTAAACCGTGCCTTTGGCCAATACTGGTGGGCCTATTGGACTATGTTTACCTGCAACGTCGTAACCCCACAGTTGTTCTGGTTCAAGAAGCTCCGTACCAGTATGACGGCAACCTTTATCCTGTCCATATTTGTTAATATTGGGATGTGGTTCGAGCGCTTCGTTATTACTGTTACCTCATTACACCGCGACTTTTTACCTTCTTCGTGGGATTACTACACGCCAACGATCATAGATATTCTTACCTTCATTGGTAGCTTTGGTCTGTTCTTCTTCTTGTTCTTCATCTTCATGCGTCACTTACCTGTGATTGCTGTTGCAGAGGTGAAGATGGTCTTGCCACAGGCTGATCCACACTTTTATGAAGACCATGCCGGTGATGGACATCATGCTCATGAAGCGGCTCCACAAATAGCGCCCAGCCGTTCATAA
- a CDS encoding TAT-variant-translocated molybdopterin oxidoreductase has protein sequence MFLELDILDSSAKDDVSNPDLSVEKPKRTFWRSMEHLESSPQYNEFVKNEFKSGALDTADIVPGSRRRFLQLMGASAAMMGLAACRKPFEKVVPYTRQPEEIIPGRPLMYATAMPFGDHVRPVLVESHEGRPTKIEGNAEHPQNKGVGATSPFEQASILNMFDPDRMRLPKFKGGSSNWNKFQQEVVAGLTGKRVAVLTPSIASPTLAGLLATARNQGWNTFTYDAAGDDVEALGYQMAFGRALRPVYQFSQAKVIVSLDADFLAATDKNMVHNAREFAAGRRVMSKNDEMSRLYVVESAFTTTGGMADNRLKLRSSEIPAFAAALAAATGVTAAAPKAAAFADHQWVKEIAADLRRNTGKVVVVAGMNQPPVVHALAAAINSTLGAIGTTVTVYDHPSGGTLIPQVSQMGALTAAMKAGQVDVLLMLGVNPVYNAPSDLDFTSALKKVPVSVHAGHLMDETGQAATWHLPLSYYLEAWGDGLSYTGVRSIIQPLIAPMWDSKSDLEIVNWLVTGTQKSGFDLVKAANSGINWEKSLNDGFIEGSGFASVAVASSNLPADALNTINTVDKNTVEVVFKPHLAIYDGAFSNNAWMQELPEHVTKIVWDNAAIMSPETANRLGLVVVNKAGNHYVDTINLKVNDRSVSTPVWIVPGTADNSITVSLGYGRQIKSDSETWSHDFFSKEVGIYQNGPISNGIGVAIEKLRTSKAMQVGLHAEVNKTGETYQIVTTQDHGALPEDWESQGAVQHQQNRRIVRMQSLEEFKKKPRFAKDFEHKVDGKEVNWSQYPSLWEDDRADIQEHVTSSPWYQYQWGMVIDLNACTGCSACITACQSENNIPVVGKEQVSMGRDMYWMRLDRYFYGDQEEPGMVIQPMLCQHCENAPCEQVCPINATSHSPDGINEMTYNRCVGTRYCANNCPYKVRRYNFLNWTKDLPATVQMTNNPNVTVRFRGVMEKCTFCVQRIREAGIDARREQRTLKEGDVVTACQQACPSQAIAFGNLRDKNSAVYKMKKNDRNYEVLADLANRPRISYFARITNPNTALKSPEYRDGAHHHDDHAEHA, from the coding sequence ATGTTTCTTGAATTAGATATTCTGGATTCGTCTGCAAAAGACGATGTATCCAATCCCGATTTGTCTGTTGAAAAGCCGAAAAGAACTTTTTGGCGGAGTATGGAGCACTTGGAAAGCTCCCCGCAATACAACGAGTTCGTAAAAAACGAGTTCAAATCTGGTGCATTGGATACAGCCGATATAGTTCCCGGCTCACGTCGTCGGTTCCTTCAACTCATGGGAGCTTCTGCTGCTATGATGGGATTGGCCGCATGTCGAAAACCCTTTGAAAAGGTTGTACCATATACCCGTCAGCCAGAAGAAATCATTCCGGGACGCCCACTTATGTACGCCACGGCGATGCCCTTCGGAGATCATGTTCGTCCAGTTTTGGTTGAAAGTCATGAGGGGCGACCTACAAAAATTGAGGGTAATGCAGAGCATCCACAAAACAAAGGCGTAGGGGCCACAAGTCCCTTTGAACAAGCATCTATCCTGAATATGTTTGATCCAGATAGAATGCGGCTTCCGAAGTTCAAAGGAGGATCCTCTAATTGGAATAAGTTTCAGCAAGAAGTGGTTGCGGGATTGACCGGAAAGCGTGTGGCGGTACTTACGCCAAGTATCGCTTCTCCGACGTTGGCGGGTCTTTTGGCAACGGCACGTAACCAAGGTTGGAATACCTTTACCTATGATGCCGCTGGGGATGATGTAGAGGCTTTAGGATACCAAATGGCATTTGGGCGGGCTTTAAGACCTGTTTATCAGTTTTCGCAAGCAAAAGTCATTGTTAGTTTAGATGCCGACTTTTTGGCTGCTACCGATAAAAACATGGTGCATAATGCCCGTGAATTTGCAGCTGGACGTCGTGTAATGTCTAAAAATGACGAAATGAGCCGACTCTATGTTGTTGAAAGTGCTTTTACAACAACGGGGGGGATGGCAGATAATCGCCTAAAACTCCGTTCCTCCGAAATACCAGCCTTTGCTGCTGCTTTAGCCGCTGCCACTGGTGTAACGGCTGCTGCACCCAAAGCCGCTGCCTTTGCGGATCACCAATGGGTAAAAGAAATTGCAGCAGATCTTCGTCGGAATACGGGAAAAGTCGTTGTCGTAGCGGGAATGAACCAGCCGCCTGTTGTACATGCCTTGGCTGCCGCCATCAACAGTACCTTGGGAGCAATCGGTACAACTGTTACCGTTTATGACCATCCATCGGGTGGTACTTTGATCCCACAAGTTTCACAAATGGGGGCACTAACGGCTGCCATGAAAGCTGGCCAAGTGGATGTACTCCTGATGCTTGGGGTGAATCCGGTTTATAATGCGCCGTCCGATTTGGACTTTACGAGTGCGCTCAAGAAAGTTCCCGTTTCAGTTCATGCAGGCCATTTGATGGACGAGACCGGCCAAGCGGCAACATGGCATTTGCCTTTGTCCTATTATTTAGAGGCTTGGGGAGATGGGCTTTCCTACACCGGAGTTCGTAGCATCATTCAGCCCTTGATTGCACCGATGTGGGACAGTAAATCAGATCTTGAAATTGTGAATTGGTTGGTCACTGGAACGCAAAAAAGTGGCTTTGACCTCGTAAAAGCGGCAAATAGTGGTATTAATTGGGAAAAGTCGCTTAATGACGGCTTTATAGAAGGTAGTGGCTTTGCGTCTGTTGCCGTTGCATCGTCCAATCTTCCGGCAGACGCCTTAAATACCATCAATACGGTTGATAAAAATACGGTAGAAGTCGTTTTTAAACCACATTTGGCCATTTATGACGGAGCGTTCTCCAACAATGCTTGGATGCAAGAGTTGCCCGAACATGTTACGAAAATTGTCTGGGATAATGCCGCAATCATGAGTCCAGAGACGGCCAACCGCTTAGGCTTAGTCGTGGTAAACAAAGCGGGTAACCATTATGTGGATACCATCAACCTTAAGGTAAATGATCGGAGTGTTAGCACGCCAGTTTGGATTGTACCGGGAACTGCTGATAATTCCATCACGGTCTCTTTGGGTTATGGCCGCCAAATTAAGAGCGATAGCGAAACATGGTCGCACGACTTTTTCTCGAAAGAAGTAGGTATTTATCAAAACGGCCCAATTTCAAATGGTATTGGTGTTGCAATTGAAAAGCTGAGAACGTCCAAAGCCATGCAGGTGGGGCTTCATGCTGAGGTCAACAAAACGGGTGAGACCTACCAGATTGTGACAACTCAAGACCATGGTGCATTACCAGAAGATTGGGAGTCTCAAGGTGCGGTACAACACCAGCAAAATCGCCGTATTGTTCGGATGCAATCTCTTGAGGAGTTTAAGAAGAAGCCTCGTTTTGCAAAAGATTTTGAGCATAAAGTAGATGGAAAAGAAGTAAATTGGAGCCAATACCCCTCGTTATGGGAAGATGATCGTGCAGATATTCAAGAACACGTCACCTCCAGTCCTTGGTACCAATATCAGTGGGGAATGGTCATAGACCTGAATGCTTGTACCGGTTGCTCGGCATGTATTACGGCTTGCCAAAGTGAAAATAATATTCCGGTTGTGGGTAAAGAACAAGTTTCCATGGGGCGTGATATGTACTGGATGCGTCTTGATCGCTATTTCTATGGAGATCAAGAAGAACCCGGTATGGTGATCCAACCGATGCTTTGCCAACACTGCGAAAATGCCCCTTGTGAACAAGTTTGCCCCATTAATGCGACCTCTCACTCGCCAGATGGTATCAATGAAATGACCTACAATCGCTGTGTAGGAACCCGTTATTGCGCAAACAACTGTCCGTACAAAGTCCGTCGCTATAACTTCTTAAACTGGACAAAAGACCTCCCGGCCACCGTCCAGATGACGAACAACCCCAACGTAACCGTTCGTTTCCGTGGGGTCATGGAGAAGTGTACCTTCTGTGTACAACGGATTCGTGAAGCAGGAATAGATGCACGGCGCGAACAAAGAACCTTGAAAGAGGGCGATGTGGTCACGGCATGTCAACAAGCATGTCCTTCACAAGCGATTGCCTTCGGGAATTTGCGGGATAAAAACAGTGCCGTATATAAAATGAAGAAAAACGATCGGAATTACGAAGTCTTGGCTGACCTTGCCAACCGCCCTCGTATTTCTTACTTCGCTCGGATTACCAATCCTAATACCGCACTGAAAAGTCCGGAATACCGCGATGGTGCGCATCATCACGACGATCATGCAGAACACGCCTGA
- a CDS encoding c-type cytochrome — MIGVLATGILAIIYMIYVMVAPQGEHIQGWTPRASSTLAEGTDWVFNFINYWNYLFFIGVVAAMGYFIYKFQRKSDSERTEKVEDSLAFEMFWVIFPTLLVMVVFVLGARDYMSHRVTPKNVYEIQATAFQWGWTFTYPNGGISDSLVVPANQPVRMVMTSNDVLHSFYIPDFRVKQDVIPNRFTYVWFNAPKATLKYNRPNDSTLTVSTLERRHILHCTEYCGNSHSGMDRNVQVMADADFTTWLEELTKVDESAEGGKKVFESKCQSCHSADGTPGIGPSWKGLWGSNRSVSPGGSVPADENYIRESILNPGAKVANGFPNAMTNFTGLIKDGEIKALIEYMKTLK, encoded by the coding sequence ATGATAGGAGTCCTAGCCACTGGGATTCTGGCGATCATCTATATGATCTATGTCATGGTTGCCCCACAAGGTGAGCATATACAAGGTTGGACGCCACGCGCGTCATCAACGCTGGCTGAAGGGACCGATTGGGTGTTCAACTTTATCAATTATTGGAACTACTTGTTCTTTATTGGTGTAGTTGCAGCAATGGGCTATTTCATCTATAAATTTCAGCGCAAGTCCGATTCAGAACGGACGGAAAAGGTGGAAGATAGCCTCGCGTTCGAAATGTTCTGGGTGATTTTTCCGACGCTTTTGGTCATGGTGGTCTTTGTCTTAGGGGCAAGAGACTATATGAGCCATAGGGTAACGCCCAAAAATGTCTATGAAATACAGGCCACTGCGTTTCAATGGGGATGGACATTCACTTACCCCAATGGTGGAATTTCCGATAGCTTGGTTGTTCCTGCAAATCAACCTGTACGTATGGTTATGACCAGTAACGATGTTTTACATAGTTTTTATATTCCAGATTTCCGCGTTAAGCAGGATGTCATCCCAAACCGGTTCACCTATGTTTGGTTTAATGCGCCAAAAGCAACGCTGAAATACAATCGTCCAAACGATTCTACGCTTACCGTTTCCACCTTGGAAAGGAGGCACATTTTACATTGTACGGAATATTGTGGCAATTCGCACTCTGGAATGGATCGAAATGTACAAGTGATGGCAGATGCCGATTTTACCACTTGGTTAGAGGAGTTGACAAAGGTTGATGAATCCGCCGAAGGTGGCAAAAAAGTATTTGAAAGCAAGTGCCAATCTTGCCATTCTGCCGATGGGACCCCCGGAATCGGGCCGTCGTGGAAAGGGCTTTGGGGAAGTAACCGAAGTGTCTCGCCGGGTGGATCGGTTCCTGCAGATGAAAATTACATTCGGGAGTCTATCCTGAATCCGGGTGCAAAAGTGGCCAATGGCTTTCCCAATGCGATGACCAATTTTACGGGTCTCATTAAAGATGGCGAGATAAAAGCCCTTATAGAGTACATGAAAACCTTGAAGTAA